Below is a genomic region from Candidatus Omnitrophota bacterium.
AGATATTATGTCGGGCCGGTTCCATATCTCCCGAGCGGCCCTTATGAACGATGCGACCTTCTTCAGGTCCTGGCGGTGGAACGCGTCCACGCTTACACATATATCGCCGTCATACCCGGCCCTGTATATTTGTTCCAGGGACGGGATGAGTTCTTTCTTCGAATTGAACCAGGCACCATTCGTCATGATCCGGCCGAAGAGCATCCCGCGCCGTACAGCTTCCTTTATTATCGCGCACAGGAGATCGAGCGCAAGGAACGGTTCGCCCCCCGTAAATCCTACCCGCTTGATCCCGAGATCCGAACATCCGGCGAGGAATCTCAGGGCGCCCTTCCTGCCCAGGGCCGCGCCGCCGGGTTCTGTATTGCAATGGCCGCACCGCAGGTTGCACCGGGCGGTAAGGGAGAAGAGGACCTCGGTGGGACGGAATCGTCGTTTTTTCATCGGGACCATTATATCAAAACCCACGCATATATTCAGTAGTTATATGATATGGGATGTGCTAAAATATGCGGTATGAAAAGAGCCGGATCACCTAAAGTGGCCATAGTAGGGAGACCGAACGTCGGGAAGTCGTCCCTCTTCAACAGGATCGTCGGCGCGAGGAAGGCGATAGTGGAATCGACAAGCGGCACGACGCGGGACAGGATCCACGCCGACATCACCTGGAAGGGGAAGGGCTTCACGGTAATAGATACGGCCGGGTTCGACCCTTCGGTAAACTCAGGGTCGAATCCTGAGGATGCCGAAGGATTCGAGAAGGCGGGATCAGGCGATATGGCCGGCCTCATCATGGGGCAGCTTAAGAAAGGCATCGAGGAGGCGGATATAATATTGTTCGTTACCGACGGGATGGCGGGCATAACGCCTCAGGACGCGGACCTTTCGTCGGTGCTGAGGAAGACCTCCAAGAAGATATATCTCGCAGTGAACAAGATCGATAAAGAATCGGACGCGGGCCGCGCGCTCGATTTCTTCGAGCTGGGCCTGGGAGAACCTTACGCGATCTCCGCTATGCACGGGAGAGGTATAGAGCGGCTGTGCAACGACATCGTGAAGGGGATGGGGAAGGCCGCGGAGAGAGGTGTTACGCCATCCGTCCGGGTCGCCATAATAGGCAGGCCCAACGTGGGTAAGTCATCGTATCTCAATTGCATCCTGAGCGAGGATAGGGTCATCGTCCACCCGACCGCCGGCACTACCAGAGATGCGGTCGACATCGATCTCAACTATAAGGAAAGGGACTACGTCTTCATAGATACCGCGGGGATCAGGCATAATGCTAAGATAAAAGAGGCGGCGGATTTTTACGGGAGCGTACGCTCAAAAGAGGCCATAAAGCGGTCCGACGTGGCGATAGTCCTGTTAGACGGCTACGAAGGGCTGACGAAGGATGACGCGCGCGTGATAGAACTGATCATAGACGAGGGAAAGGCGCT
It encodes:
- the der gene encoding ribosome biogenesis GTPase Der; the encoded protein is MGCAKICGMKRAGSPKVAIVGRPNVGKSSLFNRIVGARKAIVESTSGTTRDRIHADITWKGKGFTVIDTAGFDPSVNSGSNPEDAEGFEKAGSGDMAGLIMGQLKKGIEEADIILFVTDGMAGITPQDADLSSVLRKTSKKIYLAVNKIDKESDAGRALDFFELGLGEPYAISAMHGRGIERLCNDIVKGMGKAAERGVTPSVRVAIIGRPNVGKSSYLNCILSEDRVIVHPTAGTTRDAVDIDLNYKERDYVFIDTAGIRHNAKIKEAADFYGSVRSKEAIKRSDVAIVLLDGYEGLTKDDARVIELIIDEGKALIIAVNKWDLVKGTEMSKYRDRLIRQMNDIRNFPVVFISCKTGRNVRETLDLIWAAYERYRVTILPDKLAATLKSLNCDAEMVRRRINFRYLVQEGTMPPGFILGVKGAGPEGDNTRRFAENFLRKAYDLEGVPIKVRFKK